The following coding sequences are from one bacterium window:
- a CDS encoding ParA family protein: MQTTVIAIANQKGGVGKTTTAVNLAACLAEKRKEVLLVDLDPQANATSGLGLPKEPGASLYGALVGSVQAMDLIQPTCVNHLSVIPSEIDLAGAEVEIARGDHYLHRLRDVLAGVIASGRFDFIILDCSPSLGILTMNVLAAAHSVIIPLQAEYYALEGLSVMTRLIQQLNDNAVNPGLQLEGIVMTMYDGRTNLSQQVVQEVVRHFGDKVYETLIPRNVRLSEAPSFGKPIITYNPLCTGAVAYRQLAREFLARRKDGAAEDEADGGVGFKLKSPFDKPLQIEAPAFVSVVPPAPEATAMMAEETSYASL; this comes from the coding sequence ATGCAGACAACTGTGATAGCGATAGCCAATCAAAAAGGTGGGGTGGGTAAGACGACTACAGCCGTCAATCTAGCCGCCTGTCTTGCGGAAAAACGCAAGGAGGTCCTGTTGGTGGACTTGGATCCCCAGGCCAATGCCACAAGCGGGTTGGGTTTACCCAAGGAGCCTGGTGCAAGTCTCTATGGCGCCCTGGTTGGTTCGGTTCAGGCTATGGATCTGATTCAGCCGACCTGTGTCAATCATCTCAGTGTGATCCCTTCCGAAATTGATCTGGCCGGGGCAGAGGTGGAAATTGCCCGCGGTGATCACTATCTCCATCGTTTGAGGGATGTCCTTGCGGGTGTGATCGCTTCCGGGCGCTTTGACTTCATCATCCTGGATTGTTCTCCGTCACTGGGTATTTTGACCATGAATGTGCTGGCCGCTGCTCACTCCGTAATCATTCCGCTTCAAGCCGAGTATTATGCCCTCGAAGGGTTGAGCGTTATGACGCGTCTGATTCAGCAGTTGAATGACAATGCCGTGAATCCCGGGCTCCAATTGGAGGGGATTGTCATGACCATGTATGATGGCCGGACAAATTTATCCCAGCAGGTGGTGCAGGAAGTGGTACGACATTTTGGTGATAAAGTGTATGAGACGCTCATTCCTCGCAATGTGCGCCTGAGCGAAGCCCCGAGTTTTGGCAAGCCGATCATTACCTACAATCCCCTTTGCACAGGTGCCGTAGCTTATCGTCAATTGGCGCGTGAATTTCTCGCCCGGCGCAAAGATGGGGCTGCCGAGGATGAGGCGGATGGTGGGGTTGGCTTCAAGTTGAAGTCCCCCTTCGACAAACCGCTCCAGATAGAGGCGCCTGCTTTCGTCAGTGTGGTGCCGCCAGCTCCAGAAGCAACGGCCATGATGGCAGAGGAGACGAGTTATGCCTCCCTCTAA
- a CDS encoding aspartate aminotransferase family protein translates to MTTSTDIITKYQKYVIPTYTTPSLVLVKGKGSRVWDNDGKVYMDFVGGIACQNVGHCHPKVVQAIQNQAAKLIHVSNLYNNEFHGTLAEKLVSVSGLDGKCFFCNSGAEANEALIKLARLWGSDEGKYEIISMNNSFHGRTLATLAATGQTKYQDGFEPIPDGFLYAELNNLDSVKKVISGRTAAILVEAVQGEGGVVGATHEFLKELRTLCDEKQILLFFDEVQCGLGRTGNWFAFQASGVLPDAFSLAKSLGSGYPVGGIVTNAKLADVFQPGKHASTFGGSPLACTAALATLGVIEEEKLVKHAAEMGKLFADGLQEFVTAYEHVTEVRSFGLMVGLVLDQPAKALCQSLREMGLLAIPTHETVVRFLPPLNIKSSDIEEALDIIDDALADMHGVERASDDE, encoded by the coding sequence ATGACAACAAGCACAGACATCATAACCAAATACCAGAAATACGTAATACCCACCTATACCACCCCCAGTCTCGTACTCGTCAAGGGCAAGGGCTCCCGCGTGTGGGACAATGACGGCAAAGTATACATGGATTTTGTTGGCGGCATCGCCTGCCAGAATGTCGGCCATTGCCACCCCAAGGTCGTGCAAGCCATTCAGAATCAGGCCGCCAAGCTGATCCATGTCTCAAATTTGTATAATAACGAGTTTCATGGCACGTTGGCCGAAAAGCTCGTATCCGTATCCGGGCTCGACGGCAAGTGCTTCTTCTGCAACTCGGGTGCCGAGGCCAATGAGGCCCTCATTAAACTCGCCCGCCTGTGGGGCAGCGATGAAGGCAAGTACGAGATCATCTCCATGAATAATTCGTTCCATGGCCGCACACTGGCCACCCTGGCCGCTACCGGTCAAACCAAGTATCAGGATGGATTTGAACCCATTCCCGATGGCTTCCTCTATGCTGAATTGAACAATCTCGACTCCGTCAAAAAGGTCATCAGCGGCCGCACAGCAGCCATTCTCGTCGAAGCCGTCCAGGGCGAAGGCGGCGTGGTGGGTGCCACACATGAGTTCCTCAAGGAACTTCGCACCCTGTGCGACGAGAAGCAAATTCTGTTGTTCTTTGACGAAGTTCAATGCGGACTCGGGCGTACCGGAAACTGGTTCGCTTTCCAAGCCTCCGGTGTGTTGCCGGACGCCTTCTCCCTGGCGAAATCACTGGGCAGCGGTTATCCAGTTGGCGGTATTGTTACGAATGCCAAGTTGGCGGATGTCTTCCAGCCCGGCAAACATGCGAGCACCTTCGGGGGTTCGCCCCTGGCCTGCACCGCCGCCCTCGCCACCTTGGGCGTGATCGAAGAGGAAAAACTTGTCAAACATGCCGCCGAAATGGGCAAGCTCTTCGCTGATGGCCTGCAGGAATTTGTCACGGCCTACGAACACGTCACGGAAGTTCGCAGTTTCGGACTGATGGTTGGTCTGGTTCTGGATCAACCGGCCAAGGCACTCTGCCAATCCCTGCGCGAGATGGGCTTGCTGGCCATCCCTACACATGAAACGGTGGTTCGCTTCCTTCCCCCGCTGAACATTAAGAGCAGCGACATTGAAGAGGCATTGGATATCATTGATGACGCCCTTGCAGATATGCACGGCGTGGAGCGGGCCTCAGACGACGAATAA
- a CDS encoding ParB/RepB/Spo0J family partition protein, whose translation MPPSKSGSLGRGLGELIGGIPATIASAATISSTGFVRLSPDLIGLPPEREAQAQEVSAELVESIRTHGILQPILVRRCIQGYEVVVGARRLVAARLAGLKELPAVIVQVTVEEAQELSKVENSCRENVRQVLPVVEPVVPMEVVEEQRNWDPMRVVMFGVVGILLLMLGAGMGLGIGRSASAELSVDNPRAAASLVSEPIDTSVAVTEEPLAVPKPPELDVSEFKALESEGVSLVMESNGMAQVTFDVPLFSSRAALADAGGALLKKLGAIFINRGAEWVVVVTGHTDAIPLRGSGLYRDNQELGLARATEVVRYLIREAHVPAAMLHAVTAGEDNPPFPGDDADSRRKNRTVTLQVSIHQ comes from the coding sequence ATGCCTCCCTCTAAAAGTGGATCATTAGGGCGTGGACTGGGTGAACTAATTGGCGGGATTCCTGCGACCATTGCCTCAGCGGCTACGATTTCCAGTACTGGCTTTGTCCGGCTTTCACCGGATCTGATCGGGCTTCCTCCTGAACGTGAAGCGCAGGCCCAGGAAGTTTCGGCTGAGTTGGTGGAGTCGATCCGGACGCATGGGATACTACAGCCGATTCTGGTCCGTCGGTGTATTCAGGGATATGAAGTTGTGGTCGGGGCACGCCGCTTGGTGGCGGCCCGATTGGCAGGCCTGAAGGAACTTCCTGCCGTGATTGTTCAGGTGACCGTCGAGGAGGCGCAGGAGCTTTCAAAGGTTGAAAACTCCTGCCGTGAAAATGTGAGACAGGTGCTTCCGGTGGTGGAGCCCGTTGTACCGATGGAGGTTGTTGAGGAGCAGCGAAACTGGGATCCGATGCGAGTTGTCATGTTTGGCGTGGTGGGGATCCTGTTATTGATGCTGGGTGCGGGTATGGGGCTTGGGATCGGACGGAGCGCGAGCGCCGAACTCTCAGTCGATAATCCCCGCGCCGCGGCCTCCCTTGTGTCAGAGCCCATTGATACTTCAGTCGCTGTGACTGAAGAACCACTGGCAGTGCCAAAGCCTCCTGAGCTGGATGTCTCTGAATTCAAGGCGCTGGAAAGTGAGGGGGTATCGTTAGTTATGGAAAGCAATGGTATGGCGCAAGTTACCTTTGACGTGCCGCTCTTTAGTTCCCGTGCTGCACTGGCGGATGCGGGAGGTGCATTGTTGAAAAAACTGGGTGCCATTTTCATAAATCGGGGCGCAGAATGGGTTGTGGTGGTGACGGGTCACACAGATGCCATACCGTTGCGTGGGAGTGGACTTTACAGGGATAACCAGGAACTGGGACTGGCCAGAGCGACAGAAGTGGTGCGCTATCTGATTCGTGAGGCTCATGTTCCTGCCGCGATGCTACATGCCGTCACTGCCGGAGAAGACAATCCTCCGTTTCCGGGGGATGACGCTGATTCCCGGCGCAAGAATCGTACGGTCACATTGCAGGTCAGCATACATCAATAA
- a CDS encoding C25 family cysteine peptidase, which translates to MQKLGFSTEKWGQKAGLAPAFFRQGIIKSLALCVVCLALFGMRASFAAAPVTPLWAALGSSVPVMAKVQVIDGNDAGLSLLVTIPGFSAGTHEDANGRFTTLHLPGSGVLQDIGKPALPVIRRLIMVPENSQISCTFTGTPVRQSLSALGMPLLVMPLQPPIPKIPGAVETAGFVQDAAIYTSLEAYPASPVAVTEAGILFGYRLFTLEVCPLSVTPSTGDISIYTNLVVAITFGTTQAQNTVKVLTVRERGLLVETVLNPPPPSETITATQKRLLIIAPNNFTNGLNPFISHKTSRGWLVDCFATNSTGATSAKIQAFIKNRYTNSVTRPDALLLVGDVAQIPCFAGKTIDTPDTDLYYGCMDGVSDWQPEFPVGRFSVSATNQLDAVLAKSIAHEQSRLEPWIKRVSFMASEDNYIVSEGTHNEVIAAPLTRLGYACEKLYCYTSNATPAQVRKAFNKGCVLGIYSGHGDTTYWADGPRFYQSDINRLTNAPYFPIVCSFACLTGQFSIDECFAETWLRAPAKGAVAILSSSVTSYWNEDDILEKSMIEALFDENQPLLGIAVWRARQLFLGVYGSSTTTTRRYFEQYNLLGDPALEMVGLPVLTNGIPVAWFTSQGINNANYALELQEDRDGDGMTALQEYLAGTNPGDSNSSLRLVAGEVASGKIGLRWLSDQSLFNPMPSYQILWRTNLSVGTWMPRTNLYLRTPPTNEVQLAIPPNTPQLFYRISISN; encoded by the coding sequence ATGCAGAAGTTAGGATTCAGCACTGAAAAGTGGGGGCAAAAGGCGGGACTTGCGCCTGCGTTTTTCCGTCAGGGAATCATAAAAAGCCTGGCTTTGTGTGTAGTGTGCTTGGCTCTTTTCGGAATGCGCGCTTCCTTTGCCGCTGCCCCGGTTACCCCTCTTTGGGCTGCCTTGGGATCCTCGGTTCCTGTTATGGCGAAAGTTCAAGTTATTGATGGGAACGATGCAGGTCTGTCCTTGCTTGTTACGATCCCGGGATTCAGTGCGGGTACTCATGAAGACGCCAACGGACGTTTCACTACACTGCACCTTCCTGGCAGCGGTGTGCTCCAGGATATCGGGAAGCCTGCTCTGCCTGTCATCCGCCGTTTAATCATGGTACCTGAGAACAGTCAGATATCCTGTACCTTTACGGGCACCCCGGTGAGACAATCCCTCTCGGCTCTCGGCATGCCACTGCTGGTCATGCCTCTCCAGCCGCCTATTCCGAAAATTCCGGGTGCTGTTGAAACTGCGGGTTTTGTGCAAGATGCCGCCATTTACACTTCCCTTGAGGCCTATCCTGCTTCGCCAGTAGCCGTAACTGAAGCTGGCATCCTTTTCGGATACCGGCTGTTTACCCTTGAGGTATGTCCTTTATCTGTAACGCCCTCAACAGGAGATATTTCCATTTACACAAACCTTGTTGTTGCCATCACGTTCGGCACTACCCAAGCCCAGAATACTGTCAAAGTCCTGACTGTCAGAGAGCGGGGACTTTTGGTAGAAACCGTTCTGAATCCTCCGCCACCAAGCGAAACCATTACTGCCACCCAGAAACGACTCCTTATAATTGCGCCCAATAATTTTACAAATGGTCTTAATCCCTTTATATCCCACAAGACCAGTCGGGGGTGGCTGGTAGATTGTTTCGCCACGAACAGTACCGGAGCCACCAGCGCCAAGATCCAGGCTTTTATTAAAAACCGCTACACCAATTCTGTCACCCGTCCCGATGCTCTTCTCCTTGTGGGAGATGTTGCACAGATTCCCTGTTTTGCAGGTAAGACTATTGATACGCCGGATACGGACCTCTATTACGGGTGTATGGATGGCGTTAGCGACTGGCAGCCGGAATTTCCGGTAGGACGGTTCAGTGTATCTGCAACCAACCAGCTCGATGCGGTTCTTGCAAAATCGATTGCCCATGAACAGTCGCGGCTCGAGCCCTGGATCAAGCGTGTCTCTTTCATGGCCAGTGAGGACAATTACATTGTTTCTGAGGGAACCCATAACGAGGTTATCGCCGCTCCATTGACCCGTTTAGGGTATGCCTGTGAAAAATTGTATTGTTACACCTCTAATGCCACGCCGGCACAGGTTCGGAAGGCGTTCAACAAAGGTTGTGTATTGGGTATTTATTCCGGGCATGGGGATACCACCTACTGGGCGGATGGGCCTCGCTTTTATCAGAGTGATATCAATCGCCTAACCAATGCTCCATATTTCCCTATCGTTTGTAGTTTTGCCTGCCTCACGGGACAGTTCAGTATCGATGAATGCTTTGCGGAAACTTGGCTGCGAGCACCCGCAAAAGGCGCTGTGGCCATACTATCATCCAGTGTAACCAGCTATTGGAATGAGGATGATATTCTTGAGAAAAGCATGATCGAAGCCCTGTTTGATGAGAATCAACCGTTGCTGGGCATTGCGGTCTGGCGAGCCAGGCAACTCTTTCTGGGCGTGTATGGATCTTCTACCACAACCACGCGGCGCTACTTTGAACAGTATAATCTCCTGGGGGATCCTGCCTTGGAAATGGTGGGGCTCCCCGTACTCACCAATGGCATTCCGGTGGCGTGGTTTACCTCACAGGGAATTAACAATGCCAACTACGCCCTGGAGCTTCAAGAGGATCGGGATGGTGATGGGATGACGGCTCTGCAGGAATATCTTGCGGGTACCAATCCCGGGGATTCGAATTCGTCACTACGCTTGGTCGCCGGAGAAGTCGCGAGTGGCAAAATTGGACTTCGATGGCTGAGCGACCAATCTCTTTTCAATCCCATGCCGTCTTATCAGATCTTGTGGAGAACCAACCTATCCGTGGGAACATGGATGCCCCGGACAAACCTTTACCTCCGGACCCCGCCTACCAACGAAGTCCAGCTTGCCATCCCTCCAAACACTCCGCAGCTTTTCTATCGCATTTCGATATCAAACTGA
- the argJ gene encoding bifunctional glutamate N-acetyltransferase/amino-acid acetyltransferase ArgJ, which yields MKTDQRFIEGGVTTPLGFKAATIRAGIKESRKRDDLSLLVSDVSATVAGTFTSNRVKAPPVKLCERNLIWGQAQAIIINAGCANACTGEQGFQDAERMAELTAATLNIGKNLVFVCSTGTIGIPLPMNKIESALPALAKALSPTGGAAVAEAILTTDLVKKEVAVTLTIGGKPVTIAGITKGSGMIAPNMATMLAFITTDAAVDQRALQDCLRHAVDLSFNRIIVDGDESTNDTVLMLANGVAGTELLQKKHADWKKFCHAVETVCHELAIKIVKDGEGATKFVTVTVTGAATRHDALVAARAIAKSALVKTAWNGGDPNWGRLMCAIGYSGARIEEGRVNITFDDVCAVQGGKAADGASLKDLEQVYAKKEFTVTVDLQSGKASHTVYTCDLSKDYVAINAEYMT from the coding sequence ATGAAAACAGACCAGAGATTTATCGAGGGTGGCGTAACCACACCGTTGGGATTTAAGGCGGCAACCATCCGGGCAGGCATCAAGGAAAGCCGGAAGCGGGATGATTTATCCCTGCTTGTATCCGATGTATCGGCCACCGTGGCAGGCACATTCACCAGCAATCGCGTCAAGGCTCCCCCGGTAAAGCTCTGTGAACGCAATCTCATCTGGGGCCAGGCTCAAGCGATTATCATCAATGCCGGATGCGCCAATGCCTGCACCGGCGAACAAGGCTTTCAGGATGCCGAACGTATGGCCGAGTTGACCGCCGCCACCCTTAATATTGGCAAAAACCTGGTCTTTGTATGCTCCACCGGCACCATCGGCATCCCGTTGCCCATGAATAAGATAGAAAGCGCCCTACCCGCTTTGGCCAAAGCGCTTTCCCCCACCGGCGGCGCCGCCGTGGCGGAAGCCATTCTCACCACCGACCTGGTGAAGAAAGAAGTGGCTGTCACACTGACCATTGGCGGAAAACCCGTTACTATCGCCGGCATTACAAAGGGCTCGGGCATGATCGCCCCGAACATGGCCACCATGCTCGCGTTCATCACTACGGATGCCGCTGTCGATCAGCGTGCCCTGCAGGACTGTTTGCGACATGCCGTGGATCTCAGCTTTAACCGCATTATCGTTGATGGGGACGAAAGCACCAATGACACCGTTCTGATGCTGGCAAATGGCGTTGCAGGCACAGAGTTACTCCAGAAGAAGCATGCTGACTGGAAAAAATTCTGCCACGCCGTCGAGACTGTCTGCCACGAATTGGCCATCAAGATCGTGAAAGATGGTGAAGGCGCAACTAAGTTTGTCACCGTCACCGTCACGGGTGCCGCCACCCGACATGACGCCCTTGTCGCCGCCCGGGCCATTGCCAAATCCGCTCTCGTGAAAACTGCCTGGAATGGGGGCGATCCCAATTGGGGCCGGCTGATGTGCGCCATCGGCTATTCCGGCGCCCGTATCGAGGAAGGCCGCGTCAACATCACCTTTGACGACGTCTGCGCTGTTCAAGGTGGAAAAGCCGCCGACGGGGCATCACTCAAGGATCTTGAACAGGTCTATGCAAAAAAGGAATTCACGGTAACGGTTGATCTGCAGTCCGGGAAGGCCAGCCATACGGTTTACACCTGCGACCTCAGCAAGGATTACGTCGCCATCAACGCGGAGTATATGACCTGA
- the argG gene encoding argininosuccinate synthase, whose amino-acid sequence MVITALKGKKVGVCVSGGLDSRTITKKMVEMGVNVTCFTADLGQPDEVDITDIRKKMDPCGAQTFIVDLKKEMAEACFDVIKAQAMYDGGYWNSTGIARAVTVRGLIPAMKQHGCTVLTHGATGRGNDQMRFERYTNVLAPDMKVYAPWRDPALLKEFAGRTQMADYLAKFGIEATMGGKKRYSTDANLAGLSHEAEDLESIETPCTIVETTMGVWPQKAPDAVEDVTMTFECGRCVAINGRKVSPLEAMVEANRIGGRNGIGMKNALENRIIGTKSRGVYEAPGMELLGTAVRQLYQAVMDRRSTLLFQQLSKLVADQIYDGRYFDPVTRAAMAAIEVMTAPATGNVTLGLYKGNLFFMSMTGCAGSLYNEADSSMEASAGLNPVSSQGFAEIQSVEALSLAKAGQIKA is encoded by the coding sequence ATGGTCATCACTGCGCTTAAAGGTAAAAAAGTTGGCGTCTGTGTATCCGGGGGCTTGGATAGCCGTACGATCACCAAGAAAATGGTGGAGATGGGCGTCAATGTCACCTGTTTCACTGCAGATCTAGGCCAGCCTGATGAGGTTGATATCACCGATATCCGCAAGAAGATGGATCCTTGCGGAGCCCAAACCTTCATTGTCGACTTGAAAAAGGAGATGGCGGAGGCCTGTTTCGATGTGATCAAAGCTCAAGCCATGTACGATGGCGGCTACTGGAACTCGACCGGCATCGCCCGCGCCGTCACTGTGCGCGGGTTGATCCCCGCCATGAAACAACATGGCTGCACGGTTCTGACCCATGGCGCCACTGGCCGCGGCAATGATCAGATGCGCTTTGAGCGTTATACGAACGTGTTGGCCCCTGACATGAAGGTCTATGCCCCTTGGCGCGATCCTGCCCTCCTGAAAGAGTTCGCAGGTCGTACCCAGATGGCCGACTACCTTGCCAAGTTCGGGATTGAAGCCACTATGGGGGGAAAGAAACGCTACTCCACGGATGCTAATCTTGCCGGTCTCTCCCATGAAGCCGAAGATCTGGAAAGCATTGAAACGCCCTGCACCATTGTTGAAACCACCATGGGGGTTTGGCCCCAAAAGGCGCCCGATGCTGTCGAAGATGTCACCATGACCTTCGAATGTGGCCGCTGCGTCGCTATTAACGGACGCAAGGTATCCCCGCTCGAAGCCATGGTTGAAGCCAACCGCATTGGTGGCCGCAATGGTATCGGTATGAAAAATGCCCTCGAGAACCGTATCATCGGCACCAAGAGCCGTGGTGTCTACGAGGCTCCAGGCATGGAACTTCTCGGTACCGCCGTCCGCCAGCTTTATCAGGCGGTCATGGATCGTCGTTCCACCTTGCTATTCCAGCAGCTTTCAAAACTGGTGGCAGATCAGATTTACGACGGTCGGTATTTCGACCCTGTCACCCGTGCCGCCATGGCCGCCATCGAGGTGATGACCGCCCCGGCAACAGGTAATGTCACGCTCGGACTTTACAAGGGCAATCTGTTCTTCATGAGCATGACTGGCTGTGCTGGTTCGCTTTACAACGAGGCAGATTCCTCCATGGAAGCCAGCGCCGGCCTGAATCCGGTCAGCTCTCAGGGGTTTGCAGAAATCCAGAGCGTTGAAGCTCTTTCGCTGGCCAAGGCAGGGCAGATCAAAGCGTGA
- a CDS encoding sensor histidine kinase: MMTRTAEHVNTALHVGLSLLLTGALGVLVQKRRNRERASLEDSRAHELQLRQKDLLIREVHHRVANQMGLTAALLHLQAARSMHPDTKAHLFDSENRIRTLSKLHARLHLAEPHNRTLLYPFLSELASDLISTLRPDLVYFTEISNDSPVTKSCTAITYGLLVHELVTNCIKHAFPKNRQGTIRLSLHRPHPDRLRISILDDGAGLPAGFTLHDPPTTGMAIIFALTKELAGTFSAIQHLSGTEFIAEFPLLEISTSP, encoded by the coding sequence ATGATGACCCGCACTGCGGAGCATGTTAATACTGCGTTGCATGTTGGCTTGAGCCTTCTGCTTACAGGTGCCTTAGGTGTTCTCGTCCAGAAACGCCGTAACAGAGAACGAGCTTCCCTTGAAGATTCAAGGGCTCACGAGTTACAGTTGCGCCAAAAAGATCTTCTTATTCGCGAAGTTCATCATCGCGTGGCCAACCAAATGGGCCTCACGGCAGCATTGCTCCATTTGCAAGCCGCTCGCAGCATGCATCCTGATACTAAAGCTCATTTATTCGACAGCGAAAATCGAATACGGACGCTTTCAAAACTTCATGCACGCCTCCATCTGGCAGAACCCCACAACCGCACCCTGCTCTATCCGTTTCTTTCCGAACTGGCCAGCGACTTGATTTCCACCCTTCGCCCGGATCTCGTGTATTTTACGGAAATCTCCAACGATAGCCCCGTCACAAAATCATGTACGGCCATCACGTACGGATTGTTAGTACATGAACTCGTCACCAACTGCATCAAACATGCCTTCCCCAAAAATCGCCAGGGTACGATCCGCTTGTCACTCCATCGTCCCCACCCAGATCGCCTCCGAATCAGCATCCTTGATGATGGCGCCGGGCTCCCTGCCGGATTCACACTTCACGATCCCCCAACGACCGGTATGGCCATTATTTTCGCGCTGACAAAAGAACTCGCCGGAACCTTCTCGGCCATTCAACACCTCTCAGGCACTGAATTTATTGCAGAATTTCCCCTTTTAGAAATCAGCACTTCCCCATAA
- the argB gene encoding acetylglutamate kinase: MQRAIAKADVLIEALPYIQDFRNAIIVVKFGGSAMEERRNVENILADVTFMECVGMKPVLVHGGGKAISKAMTDAGLQPQFVRGLRVTDEATIKVVETTIRDKVNASLLEILNAKGAKAKRIDGNTIFEVEKRTVTDPTTGEVLDWGYVGEIKHVHAAPILECLRNEIIPVITPLGNGPDGKLYNLNADDAAAAVARELRARKLAFLSDVPGLLKDRTDDSTLLSTLHIKEVEELIASKVIDGGMLPKIKSCMEALAAGVRKIHIIDGRLPHSLLLEIFTEQGVGTEIIE, from the coding sequence ATGCAACGAGCGATCGCCAAAGCTGATGTGCTGATAGAAGCCCTCCCGTATATCCAGGACTTCCGGAATGCGATCATTGTCGTCAAATTCGGCGGCAGTGCCATGGAAGAACGTCGAAATGTGGAGAATATCCTTGCTGACGTCACCTTCATGGAATGCGTCGGCATGAAGCCCGTTCTGGTGCACGGCGGAGGGAAAGCCATCTCCAAGGCGATGACCGATGCGGGGCTTCAGCCTCAGTTTGTCCGTGGTCTACGAGTTACAGATGAAGCCACCATCAAAGTTGTCGAGACCACCATTCGGGATAAGGTCAACGCTTCATTGCTAGAGATCCTTAACGCCAAAGGCGCCAAGGCCAAGCGCATTGACGGCAATACTATTTTCGAGGTTGAAAAGCGAACGGTCACCGACCCGACCACCGGGGAAGTTCTGGACTGGGGCTATGTGGGGGAAATCAAGCACGTGCATGCGGCCCCCATTCTGGAATGCCTGCGTAACGAGATTATCCCGGTCATCACCCCACTCGGCAACGGGCCTGATGGTAAACTTTACAATTTAAATGCAGACGATGCGGCCGCAGCGGTTGCCAGAGAACTGCGAGCACGGAAACTGGCCTTCCTTTCGGATGTGCCGGGTCTGCTGAAAGATCGTACGGATGACTCCACATTGCTTTCAACCCTTCACATTAAGGAAGTGGAAGAGTTGATCGCCAGCAAGGTGATTGATGGCGGCATGCTGCCAAAAATCAAAAGTTGCATGGAGGCGTTGGCGGCGGGAGTGAGGAAGATTCATATTATTGACGGCCGGCTGCCGCATTCGCTGCTGCTGGAGATTTTTACGGAACAAGGAGTAGGAACGGAGATCATAGAATGA
- a CDS encoding response regulator transcription factor — MTKKHTSPIRVALVDDHTLLRETLAHILNAESDIHVVGDAAGREESLAMIEKEKPTIVLLDICLEHDNGLDMLRHLKATAPHIKCLVLTGYTEDDFILEAIQGQAHGYLMKSCTIPTLLNAIRQVANGHKTWDESILKRLTAIHSKQNLKVNEPEMDYLSPGEKEISRLVAEGLTNGEIGRKIHLAEKTIRNRVSSIMGKLYVSRRSKLAALYTESLTRKKKLM, encoded by the coding sequence ATGACCAAAAAACACACCTCCCCGATTCGAGTAGCCCTTGTTGACGACCATACCCTGCTCAGGGAAACCCTGGCCCACATCTTAAATGCTGAATCCGACATTCATGTTGTCGGCGATGCTGCAGGTCGCGAAGAAAGTCTGGCCATGATTGAGAAGGAGAAACCCACCATTGTGCTCCTGGATATTTGTCTCGAGCATGATAATGGACTGGATATGCTGCGGCACCTCAAGGCCACCGCACCCCATATCAAGTGCCTTGTTCTGACGGGTTATACAGAGGATGATTTTATTCTGGAAGCGATTCAAGGGCAGGCGCATGGATATCTCATGAAATCCTGCACCATCCCCACTTTACTCAACGCCATTCGCCAAGTGGCTAACGGCCACAAAACCTGGGATGAATCCATTCTCAAGCGTTTAACGGCCATCCATTCAAAGCAAAATCTCAAGGTGAATGAACCTGAGATGGACTATCTCTCACCAGGTGAAAAGGAGATTTCCCGACTGGTGGCAGAGGGTCTGACCAACGGCGAAATAGGACGCAAAATTCATTTGGCCGAGAAAACCATCCGGAACCGGGTCAGTTCGATCATGGGAAAATTATACGTCTCGCGCCGCTCCAAACTTGCCGCCTTATACACGGAAAGTCTGACCCGGAAGAAAAAATTAATGTAA